The following proteins come from a genomic window of Eubalaena glacialis isolate mEubGla1 chromosome X, mEubGla1.1.hap2.+ XY, whole genome shotgun sequence:
- the DKC1 gene encoding H/ACA ribonucleoprotein complex subunit DKC1, with translation MADAEVLILPKKHKKKKERKSLPEEDVAEIQHAEEFLIKPESKVAQLDTSQWPLLLKNFDKLNVRTTHYTPLPCGSNPLKREIGDYIRTGFINLDKPSNPSSHEVVAWIRRILRVEKTGHSGTLDPKVTGCLIVCIERATRLVKSQQSAGKEYVGIVRLHNAIEGGTQLSRALETLTGALFQRPPLIAAVKRQLRVRTIYESKMIEYDPERRLGIFWVSCEAGTYIRTLCVHLGLLLGVGGQMQELRRVRSGVMSEKDHMVTMHDVLDAQWLYDNHKDESYLRRVVYPLEKLLTSHKRLVMKDSAVNAICYGAKIMLPGVLRYEDGIEVNQEIVVITTKGEAICMAVALMTTAVISTCDHGIVAKIKRVIMERDTYPRKWGLGPKASQKRLMIKQGLLDKHGKPTDNTPAAWTQEYVDYSDSARKDVKAPQVVAEAVKAPKRKRESESDETSPVAPQLVKKEKKKKKDKKAKAALESVDEPGDGDSDTTKKKKKKKKIKVEILSE, from the exons ATGGCGGACGCGGAAG tacttatttTACCGAAGAAACATAAGAAGAAAAAGGAGCGGAAATCCTTACCAGAAGAAGATGTAGCA GAAATACAGCACGCTGAAGAATTTCTCATCAAACCTGAATCCAAAGTGGCTCAGTTGGACACATCTCAGTGGCCCCTGTTGCTAAAG AATTTTGATAAGCTAAATGTAAGGACAACACATTATACACCTCTTCCTTGTGGTTCAAATCCTCTGAAGAGGGAGATTGGGGACTATATCAG GACAGGTTTCATTAATCTTGACAAGCCTTCCAACCCCTCTTCCCATGAGGTGGTAGCCTGGATCCGGCGAATACTCCGGGTAGAGAAGACAGGACACAGTGGTACCCTGGATCCCAAGGTGACTGGTTGTTTAATAGTGTGCATTGAACGGGCCACTCGCTTGGTGAAGTCCCAGCAGAGCGCAG GCAAAGAGTATGTGGGAATTGTCCGGCTGCACAATGCTATCGAAGGGGGGACTCAGCTTTCTAGG GCCCTAGAGACCTTGACAGGTGCCTTATTCCAGCGACCCCCGCTCATCGCTGCAGTAAAGAGGCAACTCCGTGTGCGGACCATCTACGAGAGCAAGATGATCGAGTATGATCCTGAAAGGAGATTAG GAATCTTCTGGGTGAGTTGTGAGGCCGGCACTTACATTCGGACGCTGTGTGTACACCTTGGTTTGTTACTGGGAGTTGGTGGTCAGATGCAGGAACTCCGGCGGGTTCGTTCCGGAGTCATGAGTGAAAAG GACCACATGGTGACGATGCACGACGTGCTGGATGCCCAGTGGCTGTATGACAACCACAAGGATGAGAGTTACCTGCGGCGGGTTGTTTACCCTTTGGAAAAGCTGTTGACATCTCATAAACGGCTGGTCATGAAAGACAGTGCA GTGAACGCCATCTGCTATGGGGCGAAGATCATGCTCCCGGGCGTCCTCCGATACGAGGACGGCATTGAAGTCAATCAGGAGATTGTGGTCATCACCACCAAAGGGGAAGCCATCTGCATGG CTGTTGCATTAATGACCACGGCAGTGATCTCCACCTGTGACCATGGTATCGTAGCCAAGATCAAGAGAGTGATCATGGAGAGAGACACTTACCCTCGGAAGTGGGGTTTAGGTCCAAAA GCAAGTCAGAAGAGGCTGATGATCAAGCAGGGCCTTTTGGACAAGCACGGCAAGCCCACGGACAACACGCCTGCCGCCTGGACACAGGAGTACGTGGACTACAG CGATTCTGCCAGGAAAGACGTCAAAGCCCCCCAGGTAGTTGCTGAAGCAGTCAAAGCCCCAAAG CGGAAGCGAGAGAGTGAAAGTGATGAAACCTCTCCAGTGGCTCCCCAGTTGgtcaagaaggaaaagaagaagaagaaagacaagaaGGCCAAAGCTGCTCTGGAGAGTGTGGACGAGCCGGGAGATGGG GACAGTGACACcaccaaaaagaagaagaagaagaagaaaataaaagtggaaatccTTTCTGAGTAG